One genomic segment of Brevibacillus laterosporus LMG 15441 includes these proteins:
- a CDS encoding D-alanyl-D-alanine carboxypeptidase family protein encodes MRYQRIIGVLVVFLLCVSYLGPQPRAWASLAPKVSAEAAAVIDVKSGRILYQKNGNKKMRIASLTKTLTAIVAIEATDIKKVVTVPDKAVGVEGSSIYLKRGEKLTLEELLYGLMLRSGNDAAATIALQVGGSIEGFAAMMNEKAMYIGMAQSNFMNPHGLDSSKEHYSTAVDMAKLSAYALQNPQFQQIVSTKVKSISWEGEKWERRLQNKNKMLHLYDGADGVKTGYTKLAKRCLASSATRDGRQVAVITLNAPDDWNDHANLLDYGFQQFKESSLLHKGEKCDAPQSIKLEDKGKVELVSLADFTYPLKAEEEQHVSKKVQLFQKQVGQHDVNEHVGFVEIYLGQHSIGKIPLTLRKMKVTDTFQNKTPSGIWKHVSQLLKGGLPDA; translated from the coding sequence ATGAGATACCAACGAATAATCGGCGTACTCGTCGTTTTTCTTTTGTGCGTTAGCTATTTAGGCCCACAACCTCGTGCATGGGCATCGCTAGCACCTAAGGTTTCGGCGGAAGCAGCAGCTGTGATTGATGTTAAATCAGGACGTATTCTGTACCAGAAAAATGGAAACAAGAAAATGAGAATTGCCAGCTTGACGAAGACATTAACAGCCATTGTGGCAATAGAAGCAACCGATATAAAAAAGGTGGTTACGGTACCAGACAAGGCCGTAGGAGTGGAAGGCTCCTCCATTTATTTAAAAAGAGGGGAGAAGCTGACCCTAGAAGAATTGCTATACGGCTTGATGCTTCGTTCTGGTAACGATGCCGCTGCTACGATTGCTTTGCAGGTAGGGGGCTCCATTGAAGGGTTTGCCGCCATGATGAATGAAAAAGCTATGTATATTGGCATGGCTCAAAGTAATTTTATGAACCCGCACGGATTAGACAGTAGCAAGGAGCACTATTCCACTGCCGTAGACATGGCTAAATTATCTGCTTATGCCTTACAAAATCCACAGTTTCAGCAGATTGTCTCCACGAAAGTAAAAAGTATTTCCTGGGAAGGGGAGAAATGGGAGCGTAGGCTGCAAAACAAAAATAAAATGCTCCATCTCTATGACGGAGCAGATGGTGTCAAAACGGGATATACAAAGCTTGCCAAACGTTGCTTAGCATCATCAGCGACCCGAGATGGACGGCAAGTTGCTGTTATTACGCTTAATGCACCTGATGATTGGAATGACCATGCTAATCTTCTCGATTATGGCTTTCAACAGTTCAAAGAAAGCTCTTTACTTCACAAGGGCGAAAAATGTGATGCTCCTCAATCTATTAAATTGGAGGACAAAGGAAAGGTTGAGTTGGTTTCATTAGCTGACTTTACATACCCGCTTAAAGCTGAAGAAGAGCAGCATGTGAGTAAAAAGGTTCAACTGTTTCAAAAACAGGTAGGTCAACATGATGTAAATGAGCATGTTGGGTTTGTTGAGATATACTTAGGCCAACATTCCATTGGTAAAATACCACTTACCCTACGAAAAATGAAAGTAACGGATACCTTTCAAAACAAAACACCAAGTGGTATCTGGAAGCATGTCTCCCAATTGCTGAAGGGAGGATTACCTGATGCTTAA
- a CDS encoding nucleoside recognition domain-containing protein → MLNIIWLLLIIVSVIVAAVNGRMEMISQSIFEGAKTGVTVCFGLLSVLIFWMGIMKIAEKSGLLQLISIWLSPIVQKLFPDIPKGHPAIGYILSNMSANILGLGNAATPMGIKAMEELQKLNPHKDIATPAMCTLLAINTASITLIPTTMIAIRLQYGSTNAFEIVGTTLLASFIATVFALLLDRVYRLRYKRKSR, encoded by the coding sequence ATGCTTAACATCATATGGTTATTATTAATTATAGTCAGTGTGATCGTAGCAGCTGTAAACGGACGAATGGAAATGATAAGTCAATCAATATTTGAAGGTGCCAAAACAGGCGTTACTGTCTGTTTTGGTCTTCTCAGCGTCCTCATCTTCTGGATGGGGATCATGAAAATTGCCGAAAAATCTGGACTTTTACAGCTAATCTCAATCTGGTTATCACCCATTGTACAAAAGCTTTTCCCCGACATACCGAAAGGACATCCGGCCATTGGCTACATTCTCTCTAACATGAGCGCTAACATCCTCGGGCTTGGAAATGCTGCTACTCCTATGGGAATTAAAGCAATGGAGGAGCTACAAAAATTAAACCCCCACAAAGATATCGCAACCCCTGCTATGTGCACCTTACTTGCCATCAATACGGCCAGCATCACACTGATTCCTACTACGATGATTGCCATTCGCTTGCAATATGGTTCAACGAATGCGTTTGAAATCGTGGGTACAACATTGCTCGCCTCCTTTATTGCAACAGTTTTTGCCCTGCTGCTTGATCGTGTTTATCGTCTGCGCTACAAGCGCAAGTCCCGTTAA
- a CDS encoding spore maturation protein, with protein sequence MYSLINVFSLWAIPVFISFVLTYGWYKRVQVYETFVEGAKGGLVTTIKILPHLVAMMVSITLFRESGALDILLQAMKPVLHILHIPSEIVPLALLRPLSGTGSLAITTDLIAQFGPDSMIGRLASTMQGSTDTTFYVLTVYFGAVGIKNGLYALKVGLWSDLIGVVASLVVVSYIFS encoded by the coding sequence TTGTACTCACTGATCAATGTCTTCTCGCTTTGGGCAATTCCAGTCTTTATTTCTTTCGTTTTAACTTACGGATGGTATAAAAGAGTGCAAGTCTATGAAACATTTGTAGAAGGAGCTAAAGGAGGACTTGTGACAACCATCAAAATATTACCTCATTTAGTAGCGATGATGGTGTCCATTACTTTGTTTCGAGAATCAGGTGCATTAGATATTTTGCTCCAAGCGATGAAGCCTGTCCTCCACATTCTTCATATTCCCTCGGAAATTGTCCCATTGGCTTTGCTGCGTCCTTTGTCCGGTACAGGGTCGCTCGCTATCACAACGGATCTAATTGCGCAATTTGGACCAGATTCAATGATTGGTAGACTTGCTTCTACGATGCAAGGAAGCACTGATACAACCTTTTATGTGCTGACCGTGTACTTCGGGGCAGTGGGGATCAAAAATGGCTTGTACGCATTAAAGGTAGGCCTATGGTCAGATTTGATTGGTGTAGTTGCTTCTCTAGTGGTTGTTTCCTATATTTTTTCCTAA
- a CDS encoding pseudouridine synthase yields the protein MEERLQKVLAQAGVASRRSCEELIKQGRVKVNGQVITELGTKVNAFVDQILVDNKSIAQEEHVYLLLNKPTGVITSMSDPEGRKTVRDLVKQIPQRVYPVGRLDFDTSGLLLMTNDGELANRLAHPSFEMDKVYRAWVKGMPTSESVSRLAKGIKLEDGMTSPGKARILERDVKKNRTLIELTIHEGRNRQVRRMCQAIGHPVITLQRIQVSFLTLGNLGLGTYRLLKKEEVERLRSELKKVQKKPNKRL from the coding sequence ATGGAAGAACGCTTGCAGAAGGTGCTGGCACAAGCGGGTGTCGCCTCGCGTCGCAGCTGTGAAGAACTGATTAAGCAAGGTAGAGTAAAAGTAAACGGACAAGTGATAACCGAGCTGGGTACCAAGGTAAATGCCTTTGTAGATCAAATTCTGGTTGATAATAAGTCCATTGCACAAGAAGAACATGTATATCTCTTACTTAACAAACCTACAGGAGTCATTACAAGCATGAGTGATCCTGAAGGACGTAAAACCGTTCGTGATCTGGTTAAACAAATTCCACAGAGGGTCTATCCAGTGGGCCGTTTAGATTTTGATACATCGGGTCTCTTACTTATGACAAACGATGGGGAATTGGCTAATCGTTTGGCTCATCCGTCATTTGAGATGGATAAGGTATATCGGGCTTGGGTCAAAGGGATGCCTACATCGGAAAGTGTCTCTCGACTAGCTAAGGGGATTAAATTAGAGGACGGAATGACCTCTCCTGGAAAAGCTAGAATTTTGGAGCGAGATGTCAAGAAAAATCGCACCTTAATTGAGCTGACCATTCATGAAGGCCGCAATCGTCAAGTGCGCAGAATGTGTCAAGCAATTGGACATCCCGTAATTACCCTGCAACGAATTCAGGTTAGCTTTCTTACGCTAGGCAATCTTGGCCTTGGTACATATCGGTTATTAAAAAAGGAAGAAGTAGAACGATTGCGGAGTGAGTTAAAAAAAGTTCAAAAGAAACCGAACAAACGTTTGTGA
- the resA gene encoding thiol-disulfide oxidoreductase ResA, whose amino-acid sequence MNKQKRTSMRVAILGVLLVALVFALYTSFAKPNEIKKGDKAPNFSLQSLEGETMTLADLKGKGVILNFWGSWCEPCRNEMPDLEKAWLANKDQNIVIVGVNVGESEVSAEQFVRQVNTTFPILMDKQKEVTKAYNIGKMPSTFYIDQDGIVQEIIIGQMDEKRINSALEKIRPVKTN is encoded by the coding sequence GTGAATAAACAAAAAAGAACATCAATGCGAGTTGCTATTTTGGGAGTTTTGTTAGTTGCTCTCGTTTTTGCTTTGTACACAAGCTTTGCTAAGCCAAATGAAATTAAAAAAGGAGATAAAGCGCCTAATTTCAGTTTGCAAAGCTTAGAGGGTGAAACGATGACATTGGCTGATCTAAAAGGGAAGGGAGTCATTCTTAATTTCTGGGGCTCTTGGTGTGAACCCTGTAGAAATGAAATGCCCGACTTAGAAAAAGCATGGCTTGCCAATAAGGATCAAAACATTGTCATCGTAGGGGTCAACGTGGGAGAGTCGGAGGTATCTGCTGAGCAATTTGTCCGTCAGGTAAATACCACGTTTCCCATTTTGATGGATAAGCAAAAAGAAGTAACAAAAGCATATAACATCGGAAAAATGCCTAGTACGTTTTATATTGATCAGGATGGCATCGTTCAAGAAATCATCATTGGACAAATGGATGAAAAAAGAATAAATTCCGCGCTAGAAAAGATTAGACCTGTGAAGACAAATTAA
- the resB gene encoding cytochrome c biogenesis protein ResB, with protein sequence MDQRKCECGHTNPVGTLLCESCGIPLLHSVKELDEKKAFPDMRYEGTARRSQTYSTTVVDKVWNFFSSVKIAIIIIIITLVMAGIGTILPQLEYVPVPLLDEPSKALFYEQTYGFFGKVYYALGFHEMYGSWWFVSLLVMIGISLVICSLDRVIPLYKALNKPRLNQHLSFYKGQKLHADTVLTEGLSVEEKLEQVQSWYKKKGYRVYREGNSLLGEKARFSRWGPYVNHIGLIIFLLGVLLRGVPQFFLEETIWVREGQTVKVPGTEFYIENLDYKTEYYTKDEFAEDLPLQEGQVIAKNYQTDAVLYKNENDGLAGAKPKLVEVKRGSITVNHPMTYEGILLYQLDRREQMLGALNFDLYDAIEKEKRIGSFKIDLYEPKKEQKVGNHYVVRVMDYFPDFELGKDGLPTTKTTLPNNPMVALEIIDSKTNESERLAYVAGGFIENTKSPRFILEVHKPDIIDSSGLLVRKDTMIPLIYSGAFITMIGLVMGFYWQHRRIWVHVTNNELYLAGHTNKNWFGLQQEAKNLVKQLELPLELILEQDKQKSKKKA encoded by the coding sequence ATGGATCAGAGAAAATGTGAGTGCGGACACACCAACCCGGTGGGGACGCTTTTGTGTGAATCCTGCGGTATACCTCTTTTGCATTCTGTTAAAGAGTTAGATGAAAAGAAAGCGTTTCCTGATATGCGTTATGAAGGAACAGCGCGTCGTTCCCAGACTTATTCCACCACGGTGGTGGACAAAGTCTGGAATTTCTTTTCGTCTGTAAAAATCGCAATCATCATAATAATCATTACCTTAGTAATGGCAGGAATTGGGACGATCCTACCGCAGTTGGAATACGTACCAGTCCCGTTGCTGGATGAACCAAGCAAAGCTTTGTTTTACGAGCAAACATACGGTTTTTTTGGCAAGGTATATTACGCCTTAGGTTTTCATGAGATGTATGGGTCCTGGTGGTTTGTTAGCTTACTGGTAATGATCGGAATATCATTGGTTATTTGTAGCTTAGACCGGGTAATTCCACTGTACAAAGCTTTGAATAAACCACGTTTGAATCAGCACCTATCGTTTTATAAAGGGCAGAAATTACATGCTGATACGGTATTAACTGAGGGACTTTCCGTTGAAGAGAAGCTTGAACAAGTCCAGAGCTGGTATAAGAAAAAAGGCTATCGCGTTTACCGGGAAGGTAATTCCCTACTGGGAGAAAAAGCAAGGTTTAGCAGATGGGGTCCTTATGTGAATCATATTGGACTGATTATTTTCTTGTTAGGTGTTTTACTGCGTGGCGTCCCACAATTCTTTTTAGAGGAAACGATTTGGGTGCGTGAAGGGCAAACCGTAAAAGTGCCGGGAACAGAGTTCTATATTGAGAATTTAGATTATAAGACTGAATATTATACAAAGGATGAATTTGCTGAAGATCTTCCTTTGCAAGAAGGGCAAGTAATCGCGAAGAATTACCAGACTGATGCCGTTTTATACAAAAATGAAAATGATGGGCTAGCAGGAGCCAAGCCCAAATTGGTGGAGGTCAAGAGAGGATCGATTACTGTTAATCATCCAATGACTTACGAGGGTATCCTTTTATATCAATTGGATCGCCGAGAACAAATGCTGGGCGCTCTTAATTTTGATTTATATGATGCCATAGAAAAAGAAAAAAGAATAGGTTCGTTCAAAATTGATTTGTATGAGCCGAAAAAGGAACAAAAGGTAGGCAATCATTACGTTGTTCGTGTCATGGATTATTTCCCAGATTTTGAGTTGGGCAAAGATGGATTACCAACGACCAAAACGACTTTACCAAATAATCCGATGGTTGCCTTGGAAATTATTGATTCCAAAACAAATGAAAGTGAACGATTAGCATACGTAGCTGGTGGTTTTATTGAAAATACAAAATCGCCTCGCTTCATTTTAGAGGTACATAAGCCTGATATCATTGATTCAAGCGGCCTATTGGTGCGTAAAGATACGATGATTCCGTTAATCTACAGTGGGGCTTTTATTACGATGATTGGATTAGTCATGGGCTTCTATTGGCAACATCGCCGTATTTGGGTGCATGTTACAAATAATGAGCTGTATCTAGCCGGTCACACCAATAAAAACTGGTTTGGTTTACAACAAGAAGCTAAGAACCTGGTGAAACAATTAGAGTTACCATTGGAACTCATTCTTGAACAAGATAAACAAAAATCGAAGAAGAAAGCGTAA
- the ccsB gene encoding c-type cytochrome biogenesis protein CcsB — translation MIQISSNLLLMAFVLYLIATIVFAVAITGKRWSNRDAKAHQARYAKIGVGITVIGFLGHLGQFIIRWIVSGRIPTSNMFEFISFLSICIVAAFLLLYYIYKLGVLGAFAMPLAAIMLAYASVFPKEITPLIPSLQSYWLKIHVTTAALGEGILAVGFAAGLMYLIRTIPQIKKSASTFWLEFSISVVLMMVGFIVVSASFSSPSLRTTFEFPVYDENNPAIVKNMQQVEYKLPAIVAPQEYKIIKEGPIKPLFEAPTFMHGKDAARKFNTMIWSVLSGVVFYGLLRLILRKRIAAAIQPALEDIDPELIDEISYRAIAIGYPIFTLGALVFAMIWANEAWGRFWGWDPKETWALIVWLFYSVYLHLRLSKGWIGEKSAWMAVLGFVIILVTLVVVNLVIVGLHSYAGA, via the coding sequence TTGATACAGATAAGTAGCAATCTATTATTGATGGCCTTTGTGTTGTATTTGATCGCTACGATCGTATTTGCAGTAGCAATCACGGGAAAACGTTGGTCTAACAGGGATGCAAAGGCGCACCAGGCACGATATGCAAAGATTGGCGTGGGAATCACTGTAATCGGGTTTTTAGGCCATTTGGGACAGTTTATCATAAGATGGATCGTGTCTGGACGTATTCCTACCAGTAATATGTTTGAATTTATCTCCTTTTTGTCAATATGTATTGTAGCCGCATTCTTATTGCTTTATTACATCTATAAATTAGGCGTACTTGGTGCCTTCGCAATGCCGCTAGCAGCTATTATGCTCGCTTATGCAAGTGTATTCCCTAAGGAGATCACGCCACTTATTCCATCGTTACAAAGCTACTGGTTAAAGATTCATGTAACGACTGCAGCACTTGGGGAAGGAATTTTGGCGGTTGGCTTTGCTGCGGGGCTCATGTACTTAATTCGCACCATTCCACAAATCAAAAAGTCAGCAAGTACCTTTTGGCTAGAGTTTTCCATTAGTGTTGTTTTAATGATGGTTGGATTTATTGTTGTCTCGGCATCCTTTTCCTCACCAAGCTTAAGAACTACCTTTGAATTTCCGGTTTATGACGAAAATAATCCGGCTATTGTTAAAAATATGCAGCAGGTTGAGTATAAATTGCCGGCAATTGTGGCACCACAAGAGTATAAAATCATCAAAGAAGGTCCAATCAAGCCATTATTTGAAGCACCCACCTTTATGCATGGGAAGGATGCGGCTCGTAAATTTAATACGATGATCTGGTCTGTGCTGTCAGGAGTTGTGTTTTATGGATTGCTTCGATTGATTTTACGTAAACGGATTGCGGCAGCGATCCAACCAGCTTTAGAAGACATTGATCCAGAGCTCATTGATGAGATCAGCTACCGTGCCATTGCTATTGGATATCCCATTTTCACTTTAGGAGCGCTTGTTTTCGCCATGATCTGGGCAAATGAAGCATGGGGTCGCTTCTGGGGCTGGGACCCGAAAGAGACATGGGCATTGATTGTATGGCTGTTTTACAGTGTCTATTTGCACCTTCGTCTATCGAAGGGATGGATTGGAGAAAAATCTGCTTGGATGGCAGTACTAGGGTTTGTTATTATATTAGTAACACTGGTTGTAGTAAATTTGGTGATCGTAGGCTTGCACTCTTATGCAGGTGCTTAA
- a CDS encoding response regulator transcription factor, producing the protein MEKERILIVDDEERIRRLLKMYLERENYYIDEAEHGEEALDKALNQDYDIILLDLMLPGMDGIEVCTRIREQKATPIIMLTAKGEETNRVNGFEAGADDYVVKPFSPREVVFRVKAILRRSSATAYLKTDTVSSHSILVFPELTIDHDAHKVTANGVEVNLTPKEYELLHYLALSPDKVFTREELLKDVWHYDFFGDLRTVDTHIKRLREKLNKVSPDAAQMISTVWGVGYKLEVPK; encoded by the coding sequence GTGGAGAAAGAAAGAATCCTCATCGTAGACGACGAAGAAAGAATCCGTCGCCTTCTAAAGATGTATTTGGAGAGAGAGAATTACTATATTGATGAGGCAGAGCATGGAGAAGAAGCCTTGGATAAGGCTTTAAATCAAGATTACGATATTATCTTGCTCGATCTGATGCTGCCTGGTATGGATGGAATCGAAGTTTGTACAAGAATTCGTGAGCAAAAAGCGACGCCAATCATCATGTTGACGGCTAAAGGAGAAGAAACGAATCGTGTGAATGGTTTCGAGGCTGGCGCAGATGATTATGTAGTAAAGCCGTTTAGTCCGCGTGAGGTTGTTTTCCGTGTGAAAGCGATTTTGCGTCGTTCTTCTGCTACTGCTTATTTAAAAACAGATACGGTATCCAGTCATTCCATTCTGGTTTTTCCAGAGTTAACAATTGATCATGATGCTCATAAGGTCACCGCAAATGGTGTTGAGGTAAATCTAACTCCAAAAGAGTATGAGTTATTGCATTATTTAGCATTATCTCCAGATAAAGTATTTACGCGAGAAGAATTACTAAAAGATGTTTGGCACTATGATTTTTTCGGGGATTTGCGGACCGTGGATACGCATATCAAACGTCTGAGAGAAAAGCTAAACAAAGTATCTCCTGACGCTGCTCAAATGATTTCAACCGTTTGGGGCGTAGGGTATAAACTCGAGGTGCCAAAATAA
- a CDS encoding ATP-binding protein, with the protein MDNILRSVVGKLWMTIIALFAVVLTIFSLLLVQSFGSYYLKKQSADLALLGTKVAADLETVRDQKEMLKMASKIMSVYHTGLLVVDEQKRVLAHEATDEKQPSLTLDKLLNSGGFPIDDAFAGKQVGPNRLIFGDKASDSLEHTQFLAMAIPFSFDGKQKSALILYQAIQEVNGTYLEIRQLIFVVGVIGFILTTVFAFFLSSRITSPLRQIKQSAQRIAEGEFNTEIPLRSTDEIGELAAAFNVMTLKLRNVVNALSHEKEQMATVLRSMIDGVIMLDQKGRVVLTNPQAEDFTRDWAYENQGRPLPIQELYQKMLLSEQEVMEDFEAQGRFWSVVMVPLYDHNQVRGAVAVLRDMTKERKLDKLRQDFVANISHELRTPLSMLQGYSEAIVDGIASTPEEHKELAKIIYDESVRMTKLVNELLSLARMEAGHVELHEEVTELLPYFERVLRKFANRAAERNIEIQLDRQTDYDAISIDPDKMEQVLTNLIDNAIRHIPDGGLITVRIKNEDAGKITIEVIDTGSGIPQEDLPFVFERFYKADKARTRGRAGTGLGLAIAKNIVAAHNGKISVQSKMKEGTTFTITIPVIT; encoded by the coding sequence GTGGATAATATACTGCGAAGTGTTGTCGGAAAGCTTTGGATGACAATCATAGCGTTATTCGCGGTGGTACTTACGATTTTCAGCCTCCTGCTAGTTCAGTCCTTTGGCAGTTATTATCTGAAAAAGCAGTCGGCTGATTTAGCTCTTCTTGGAACAAAAGTTGCTGCCGATCTGGAAACTGTGCGTGATCAAAAAGAAATGCTTAAGATGGCTTCCAAAATCATGAGCGTATACCATACAGGTCTACTGGTAGTGGATGAGCAAAAACGCGTTCTTGCTCATGAAGCGACGGATGAAAAGCAACCGTCCCTTACACTGGATAAGCTGTTAAACAGCGGGGGATTTCCTATAGACGATGCTTTTGCAGGAAAGCAGGTTGGCCCTAATCGTTTGATTTTTGGAGATAAAGCTTCAGACAGTCTTGAACACACGCAGTTTCTGGCTATGGCTATTCCTTTTTCCTTTGATGGGAAACAAAAATCGGCACTTATTTTATATCAAGCCATCCAAGAAGTGAATGGTACTTATCTCGAGATTAGACAACTTATTTTTGTTGTAGGTGTCATTGGATTTATTTTAACAACGGTATTCGCGTTCTTTCTATCTTCGCGTATTACCTCACCATTGCGTCAGATTAAGCAATCTGCTCAACGCATCGCTGAAGGAGAATTTAATACGGAAATACCGCTTCGATCTACGGATGAAATCGGTGAGCTAGCTGCTGCCTTTAATGTTATGACACTGAAACTGCGTAATGTAGTAAATGCTCTGTCGCATGAGAAGGAGCAAATGGCAACTGTTTTACGTAGTATGATTGATGGCGTAATCATGCTGGATCAAAAAGGGCGTGTCGTATTAACAAATCCTCAGGCAGAAGATTTTACTCGGGACTGGGCGTATGAAAATCAAGGGCGTCCTTTACCGATTCAGGAATTGTATCAAAAAATGTTGCTATCAGAACAAGAAGTAATGGAAGATTTTGAAGCACAAGGGCGTTTCTGGTCTGTTGTGATGGTACCGCTATACGATCACAATCAAGTTCGAGGGGCTGTCGCTGTACTGCGGGACATGACTAAAGAGCGGAAACTGGATAAATTACGCCAAGACTTTGTTGCAAATATTTCGCATGAATTAAGAACACCTTTGTCTATGCTACAGGGCTACAGTGAAGCCATTGTAGATGGCATTGCTTCCACTCCAGAGGAACATAAGGAGTTAGCTAAAATCATTTATGATGAATCAGTTAGGATGACGAAGCTAGTAAATGAATTACTAAGCTTGGCTCGTATGGAAGCAGGGCATGTGGAGCTCCATGAAGAAGTAACAGAGCTTCTTCCTTACTTCGAACGTGTGTTACGCAAATTTGCCAACAGAGCGGCAGAACGTAATATCGAAATCCAGCTTGATAGGCAAACGGATTATGACGCGATTTCCATTGATCCGGACAAAATGGAGCAGGTACTGACTAATTTAATTGACAATGCTATTCGTCATATTCCTGACGGTGGACTTATTACTGTTCGTATAAAGAATGAGGATGCAGGAAAAATTACCATTGAGGTAATAGACACAGGCAGTGGAATTCCGCAAGAGGATTTGCCATTTGTTTTTGAGCGTTTTTACAAAGCAGATAAAGCTCGAACGCGTGGTCGAGCTGGAACTGGATTAGGTTTAGCAATTGCAAAAAATATCGTAGCAGCCCATAACGGAAAAATTTCTGTCCAAAGTAAGATGAAGGAAGGAACAACCTTTACCATTACAATACCAGTCATCACATAG
- a CDS encoding HAD family hydrolase — MNKTILFDVDGVFLSEERYFDASSLTIWEMLFSEKYIGIEGQDFTPTPEEKVIRRVRTEIFANDQVLTFLKAQGINSNWDMVYLVVSYHLICLVAKLQEMKQEEVRELLTNQIGRAEIKKIQALLKEAKLSFAPDYAAFVSDFAKGNVEKSEMLLYLNQIAYEKCGITTNIFARTSTLWELCQETFQEWYLGDGLIVDSIGRAAHQVGKRGFLSDEIPIIEPAIMREVLQGLRDRGYRLGVGTGRPSIETYVPLKELGILEFFDPDCIVTASHVLEAEQQFPETAPLSKPHPYCYFQGYLTRGKGVSAALSCQLTEEERKNLLVVGDSVADLMAARSIGCQFAATLTGLTGEEAREKFEKANAEFILRDVSEIATIEF; from the coding sequence ATGAACAAAACGATTTTATTTGATGTGGATGGTGTATTTTTAAGCGAAGAGAGATATTTTGACGCCTCTTCTCTGACCATTTGGGAAATGCTATTTAGCGAAAAATATATCGGAATAGAAGGACAGGATTTCACACCGACACCTGAGGAAAAGGTGATTAGACGTGTCCGAACCGAGATTTTTGCAAATGACCAAGTGCTGACCTTTCTGAAGGCTCAAGGTATTAACTCTAACTGGGATATGGTGTACTTAGTTGTTTCGTATCATCTTATTTGCCTTGTTGCAAAATTACAAGAAATGAAGCAAGAAGAAGTTCGTGAGCTGTTAACGAATCAGATTGGGCGAGCAGAGATTAAAAAAATTCAAGCTTTGCTGAAAGAAGCAAAACTTTCCTTTGCACCTGACTATGCGGCTTTTGTTTCGGATTTTGCAAAAGGAAATGTAGAGAAGAGCGAAATGCTACTCTATCTCAACCAAATTGCTTATGAAAAATGTGGAATAACAACGAACATTTTTGCGCGTACTAGCACGCTGTGGGAGCTATGTCAGGAGACATTCCAAGAATGGTATTTGGGCGACGGACTGATTGTTGATTCCATAGGCAGAGCGGCCCATCAGGTAGGGAAAAGAGGATTTTTGTCAGACGAAATTCCGATCATTGAACCAGCCATTATGAGAGAAGTGCTACAAGGCTTACGTGATCGTGGGTATCGTTTAGGAGTAGGCACAGGACGTCCTTCAATCGAAACGTATGTTCCACTAAAAGAGCTTGGTATTTTAGAGTTTTTTGACCCGGATTGTATTGTAACAGCCTCGCATGTATTGGAAGCTGAACAGCAATTCCCAGAAACCGCCCCGCTCTCTAAGCCTCATCCATACTGTTACTTTCAAGGTTACTTGACTAGAGGAAAAGGTGTTTCCGCCGCGCTTTCCTGCCAGCTAACAGAGGAAGAACGTAAGAATTTGCTAGTTGTTGGAGATTCTGTTGCTGACTTAATGGCAGCTAGATCAATTGGTTGTCAGTTTGCAGCTACTTTAACAGGGTTAACAGGAGAGGAAGCACGGGAGAAATTTGAAAAAGCAAATGCAGAATTTATTTTGCGTGATGTAAGCGAGATTGCAACAATCGAGTTTTAA